AAGGACTGCAGGATCTCGGGCGAGACCTGCACCTTGCCGCCGTCGGCGGCCTTGAGTTCGATCGTCATGTTGGAAGCTCCTTCGAGTGATCTGCGCGATGCGCCTGCGCAGTCTGCTTGCGACGGTCGGGCATGCCATCCACCGGCCGGATGGTTCTGCGGTGTGGAAGCGGCGGCGAGGCGATAGTCAGAAATGACTAGGCAGCCCTCACCCCGACCCTCTCCCGCCTAGCGCGGGAGAGGGAGCCTTTTGGGGTTCCTGTGGCGACAGCAGCCCGTGCCGCGCCGCGAACGCCGCGGCCTCGGCGCGATTGGCCGCCTGTGTCTTGCCGAGGATGTTGCGCACATGGATGGCCACGGTGGCCGGGCTGCGGCACAGCGCGTCGGCGATCTCCTGGTTGGTCTTGCCGGCGGCGACCAGGCGCAGGACCTGCACCTCGCGCGCCGACAGGCCGGCGGCGTGGACCTCCGGCTTGCGTGTCGTGGACAGCTGCGCCTGCAGCTGCGCAACGCGGGCCTCGAGTGACTGCATGCCCAGCTCGCGGGCGTCGTCCAGCGCTTGCGTGAGCAGCGATGCGGCGCGCTCGGCGTCGCCGCTTTCGGATCGCCGCAGCAACATGGCGGCGAACTCGCAGCGCGTATGCGCCAGCCAGGGCCGGCCGCCGGTGCGCTCATCGAAGCCGAGTGCGAAGTCGAAGTGGCGCTGCGCGTCGTCGTAGCGTGACAGCAGGGTCGCCAGCATGCCCAGCAGGCGCGCGCCGGCGCCGAACGACGCGGTGTGCGCGCCGAAGACGATGTTGCGCTCGGCATAGGGCATCAGCAGCTCGTACAGCGTGGCGGCGCGGGACACGTCGTGGAGGTGCACGCAGACCTCGGCCAGGTAGGCCAGGCTGGCCGCGCGGATCGCGTCGTGTACGACGCCCGCGAAGCCTCCGGCGGCAAGCCGGTCGAAAAGATCGCGTGCCTGGTCGTCGGCGCCCAGCTCGCAGTACAGGATCGCCAGGCCCGGCCGCCACGCCGCGGCCGGCGCTTCGCTGTCGAGGAACTGCTTGAGCACCGGCGCGAGCTCGCGCAGCCGGCCTTGCTCGCGTCTCAACGTGAACATCTGCGCGCCGAAGATGCCGGCGGCGTTGTCGCGGTCGAAGCGCTCGCCGCAGCGCAGCGCCTGCACGGCCAGCTGCTCGGCTTCGGCGAAGCGGCCCTGATGCGTGGCGATCATGGCCAGCGCCACCCGCGCGACCGCCTCGATGAAGGGCTCGCGCGTGCGTTCGCCGACGGCGAGATGAAGGCGGCTGATCTCGTCGGCGGCGGCAGTGTCGCCGGCCTCCATCAGGTCGCCGGCGTGCCAACCCGTGAGCGTGGAGACGGCCCAGTGCGCGTGATCGCGCCCCTGCACCAGGGCGAGCGCCTGCCGCGCCGACTCGATGCGCACCGCCAGGCCCTCCGGGTACCAGCGCCCCGGCACGATGGCGCTCAGCGCACCGAACAGGATGCGCGGATCGTCGACACGGCGCGCCATGGCCACGGCCTCGTGATAGGCAGCCTCGGCCTGCTGCGGCCGGTTGGAGAACAGCAAGGCGCGGCACAGCGAGCTGAGCAGCGATGCGCGTTCGCGGCTGTCCGCGGCCGGCGCCGCGGCCAGCGCCTCCTCGATGAGCTCGACGGCCTTCGAGCCCTCACCACCCATGCGCCACTGCGCGTTGCCATACCCGATGGCCGCGCGTGCGAGCAGCGAAGCGTCGTACAGCCGGCGTGCGCAACCGGCGGCGTCGGCGAAGGTCGCCAGCGCGAGCGCGTTGTCGCCGGCGCCGATCTGCGCCTCGCCCAGGCCCAGCAACAGCGCGCCGCGCTGCGCGTCGTCCGAGGCGCCCGTGCCCAGCGTCGCGCAGGCGAGGGCGTAGTGACGGGCGGCTTCTTCATGCGCCTGCATCGCGGTCGCCCGCTCGGCGGCGCGGGTGGCGTATTCGATCGCTTTGGCCGGGTCGCCGGCGGGTCCGGCGGCGTGGCAGTGGTGCGCCAGGCTGGACAGCGCCGGCGCAAGATCGCCGGCGTGCAGTGCCTCGAGCGCGGCCGCGATGCGCTGGTGCAGGCGTGTGCGACGCACCGCGGGCAGTTCGTCGTACAGCGTGTCGCGCACCAGCGCATGGGTGAACTGGTAGCCGCCGAGGCTTGCCGATTCGTCGACCAGGCCGGCCTCCCGCGCTTCTTCCAGGGCCGCCAGGCACTCCTCGTCGGTCAGCTCATCGAGCAGGCGGCACAGCAGCGCGAAGTCGAACTCGCGCCCGATCACCGCGGCGTTCTGCAGGACCGGCACGCAGGCCGGCGACAGGCGGTTCAGCCGCGCCCCGATCACGTCGCGCACGCCGCGGGGGACCCGGCGGGCAGGCGGGCCGTCGCTGCGCGCAGTGCGTGACTGGACCAGGTCGCGCGCCAGTTCGGTCAGGAACAGCGGATGTCCCTCGGTCTGCTCGTACATCGCCTCCGCCAGCGGGGCCGATGCGGTTCCCGCGGCCGCGACGACGAACTCGGCGGTCTCGGCCGGACTCAGGCCGCCCAGCAGCAGCCGCTGCACCTGGGCGTGCCGGTGCAGCTGCGCCAACGTGTCCGACAGCGGGTGCCGGCGCGAGACCTCCGAATCGCGATACGTGCCCAGCACCATGAGCCGGCTCGCGCCGGCTTCGGCCATCACGAACTGGAGCAGGCGCAGCGACGGCACGTCGGCGCGGTGCAGGTCGTCGAGCAGCAACAGCAACGGCTGGCGCGCCGCCGCGCGCTGCCAGAAGGCGGCGATGGCGTCGAAGAGGCGGAAGCGCGCCTCGACCGCGTCGGGACCGGCTTGCGCACTGCCGGGCACGGAAGCCTGCTGCGGGTCGAGCGCGGAGAGGGCCGAGGCCGCCGCGCCCAGCGTTTCGGCCAGCGTGCCCTCGTCGTGCAGTGCGGCGTAGCGCCGCACGAGCTGCAGCCAGGGCCAGTAGGGCGGGGCGCCGGGCTCCTCCGGGCAGCGGCCCCACAGGGCGAGGACGCCGCGGCGGCCGGCGTGCTCGACCAGCTCCTGCGCGGTGCGCGTCTTGCCGATGCCCGGCTCGCCGGTCAGCAGCACGATGCCGGGCCGCCCGTCCACCGCCCGCGCCAGGGCGGCCTGCAGGGCGTCGAGCTCGGAGCGCCGCCCGATGAACCTGCGTTCGGCGTCGCCGGCCATGCGCGCTCAGCCGGCCATCGCCGGCGGGCGGATCTCGGACACCTCGATGACGACGTCGGCCGGGAGGTTCGCGCGGCGTGCCGCTTCGCGGATGGCCTCGGCCGACGGCGCCTCGTACAGGCAATAGGTCTTCTTCTTGTCGGCCGACAGGAAGGAGAAGAGCCAATGCACGCCCGCACTGGCGTTGATCTCGCTGACCAGGCGTGCGGATTCGTCGGTGAGCTGAAGCTGTTCGGCGAAATTGCGCTCGATGACGAACAAGGCCATGCGGGTCCCCCGGGCGGATGCGATCTTGTACTCCGTTGGAGCGGCGTCGCAAAGCCCGAATACGCCTCAGGCAGAGACCCTGCCGCCGTCGCAGTTCGGCTTGCGGTCGGCGGCCATCGGCGTAAGCTGGCATCGCCACCCGACGGAACCGATGGCCGAAAGGACCTCGCAAGAGGGACGAGTAAAGCGATCAGTCGCTGAAGAGTGACGGCAGCCCGCCTCCGGATCAAACCTCAGGTGGGCTGTTCCTTTTCAGGGCGCCGCTGCACCTGCAGGCTGCGGCGATGGCCAGGTCGTAGACCCGGCTAGCGTCGTCCTCGCGCCGTCAACGCCCGCGCCTGCAGCAGGATGGATCCATCGGGCAGCACCGGCATGCGCTCGCGCAGGCGTTCACGCAGTTGCTCGCGCACCGGCTCCTCCAGTTGCATGGCATGGGCCGGCGCCGGCCCCTGGCCGGCGAGGAAGGGACGCCAGTAGTCGTCGAAGTCGGCGAAGCGCATCGGGATCTCGATGGCGGACACCTCGACCTGGCGCAGGCCGGCGTCTGCGAATGCCGAGGCGAGCGCATCGGGCTGGCACAGCGGAAAGCGCTCGCCCTGGTCCTGCGCACGGGCCTGCGCATCGAACTGCGCGGCCACATCCCAGTAGAGCCGGATCAGGTCCATCTTGCGCGCGTAGTCCCACACGTAGGCGCCCACCGAGCCGCCCGTCGCCGTGACGCGGACCATCTCGCGCAGCGCGGCGCCGGCATCCGGCACGAAGTTGAGCATCAGCGCGGACACGGTGGCGTCGACGGACGAATCGTCGAGCGGCAGCTGGCCCGCGGATGCGCGGTGCAGGACGACCTCCGCCGGCAGCAGTTGCCGGGCGGTGGCCAGAAAGCCTTCGGACGGGTCGATGCCGACGACGCTGCGCGGCGCGCACCGGGCGACGATCTCCGCGCAGAGCGCCCCGGTGCCGCAGCCGACGTCCAGCCACCGCCGGTCGGCGGGCACCTCCATCCAGTGCAGGAACCGGGGCGCCACCTCGCGGCTCCAGCGGCCCATGTAGCGCTCGTAAGCGTCGCCGAGCTGCCACTTGTCGTTGCGGTTGTTCGCTTCCATCGGTGCCTCCTGGCAAAGCTATTGGCGCAGCGGCAACCTGCCGATGAAGCGCCGCAGCGCGGCGTTGAATGCCTCGGGGGCATCCATGCTCGGCAGGTGCGCCGCGCCTTCGAGCATGACGCGCTGCGCGCCGGAGATGCGACGCACCAGCTCCTCGCAGCGCGCACGCAGGTGCGGCAGGTCCAGGTCGCCCCACAGCACCAGCGTGGGCACCTGCAGTTCCTGCAGCCGGCGCCAGGCCGTGGCCGCCGGCTCCAACGCCTCGCCTACATCGTCGGCGCGCAGGGCGATGCCGTTCATCGCAAGGAAGAGCTCGCGCGTCGCGCCGCCCACCCGTCCCGGTGGCGCCGCGGGGCCGTCGAGCCAGAGCTGCGCCTCGAGCTCGTTGACCGCATCGACATCGCGCCGCGCCGAGGCCGCGTCGATGTCGCCGGCGAGCCGTTGCACCCGGCCGGTCAGCTCGGCCTGCGGTGCGCCGCCCACCGCCGGTGCGACCAGCACCAGAGCGCGCACGCGCTGCGGTTGCGCCAGCGCGGCGTCGATCGCGACGCGGCCGCCTTGCGAGCAGCCGACGAGCACGGCGCTGTCGAACCGCGCCGCGTCCATCACCGCCCACAGGTCGGCTTCGCGCGAGTGGCGCGTGGGCGCGAGCGTTCGCGTCTCGCCGAAGCCGCGCCGGTCGTAGCGCAGCAGCGGATGCGACGCCGCAAAGGCTTCCCACTGCGCCTGCCACATGCGGCGGTCGCACACGCCCGCGTGCAGGAACACCAGCGGCACGCCTTGCGCGCCATGGCTCGCCTCGACCTCGGCGGCGAGCACCGCGCCGTCGACATTCACCCACGTCGTCGTGCTCATCGACCGTGCCTCTCTTCGAGCTCGCCCGCGATGGTCACCGGCTCGATCGCATCGGCGGGCGCGAAGCCGAACACGCGGCCGTAGAAGTACAGCTCGGCCTCGAGGGTGCGGCGCAGCGTCTCCAGGCGGCGAAAGCCGTGTCCCTCGCCTTCGAACGCAAGGAAGGCGACCGGAACGCCGCGCGCCTTCATCGCTTCGACCATGCCCTGCGATTGCGACGGCAGGACCACCTTGTCGTCCAGCCCCTGGAAGAAGATCACCGGCCGCTTGAGCCGGTCGGCGTGCAAGGCCGGAGAGCGCTCGCGGTACAGGCGCTCGCGTTCGGGCGGTGGGGCGACCAGGTACTCGGTGTAGCGCGACTCGAACTTGTGCGTGTCGGCATCCAGCGCCGCCAGGTCGGTGACGCCGAAGTAGCTCGCGCCGGCCTTGAACACGTCGTGGAAGATCAGCGCGCACAGGGTCGTGTAGCCGCTGGCGCTGCTGCCGCGGATGGCCATTCGCTGCGGGTCGACGCTGCCGCGCTGCGCGAGGTGGCGCGCGGCGGCCACGCAGTCCTGCACGTCGACGATGCCCCACTGGCCCTTCAGCGTCTCCATGTAGGCACGGCCGAAGCCGGTGCTGCCGCCGTAGTTGACGTCGAGCACCGCGAAGCCGCGGCTGGTCCAGAAGTTCACCGGCAGCCGCAGGCTGGTCCCGCTCATCGACGTCGGCCCGCCGTGACTGGTCACGATGAGCGGCGGGCGCTCGCCGGGCGGCGCCTCGAAGTCGGGATTGGTCGGCGGATAGTGGAAGGCGTGGGCGATGCGGCCGCCCTCGCTCTCGAAAGCCAGGCTTTCAGGCCGCGCCAGCCAGGCCGCATCGGGCAGGTCGGTGGCGCTGCGCGCCAGCACGGTGTGCGCACCGCTGTCGAGGTCGATGCGCAGCAGGTGCTGCGGTTGTGTCGGCGATCCGGCGATGGCGACGATGAAGCCGGGACCCACCTGCAGCTCCTCGAAGTCGGTGCGGTCGGTGGCGATCGGCTGCCAGGCGCCGCTGCGCACATCGATGCGGCCCAGCCGGCTCACGCCCTGGTCGATGCAGCTGGCGATGATCTCGTGCGCGCCATGAAAGCCGTACAGGTGACGTCCGAAGACCCATTGCGGCCTGGCGAACTCGGCGTCCGTGGGGCACAGCGGCTGCAGCGCATCGCGCTCCATGCGATGCAGGTTCCAGAATCCCGAGCGGTCCGACACCACGAACAGCTGCCCGTCGGGCGACCATTGCGGCTGGCACAGGGAATCGTCCGCGCCGCCGGCGAGGCGCCGCGGCTGCACGAGGCGGCCGTCGTCCGACACATCGGCCAGCCACAACTCGGTGCCCTGGAACGGCATCAGCGGATGGTTCCAGCACAGCCAGGCCAGGCGGCGGCCATCGGGCGACAGGCGCGGCGCGGCGTAGAAGTCGTGGCCGCTGGCCAGCGCCGCGGCATCGCCGCGGCCGTCGAGCGGCAGGGCCACCAGCAGGTTGCGCGGCTCGTGCCCGCCTGCGGCGTGGTCCTCGCGCACGGCGATGAGGCGCTGTCGGGGGGCGTCGAGCTCGAAGTCGGCGTGGCGATGGCGGCTCTCGTGCGTGAGGGGCTCGATGGCGCCGTCCGGCGCGCGGCGGTAGACGAGGTTGTCGGCGTAGTGGGAGAAGTACAGGACACCACCGGCCGCGATGCAGGCGCCGCCGCCGTACTCGTGCACCCGAGAGCGGACGTTGTACGGCGCGGCGGTCAGCATCTCCGTCGGCGAGTCGGCCGTACCGTCGCTGCGCATCGCCGCG
The Piscinibacter sp. XHJ-5 DNA segment above includes these coding regions:
- a CDS encoding alpha/beta hydrolase; the encoded protein is MSTTTWVNVDGAVLAAEVEASHGAQGVPLVFLHAGVCDRRMWQAQWEAFAASHPLLRYDRRGFGETRTLAPTRHSREADLWAVMDAARFDSAVLVGCSQGGRVAIDAALAQPQRVRALVLVAPAVGGAPQAELTGRVQRLAGDIDAASARRDVDAVNELEAQLWLDGPAAPPGRVGGATRELFLAMNGIALRADDVGEALEPAATAWRRLQELQVPTLVLWGDLDLPHLRARCEELVRRISGAQRVMLEGAAHLPSMDAPEAFNAALRRFIGRLPLRQ
- a CDS encoding AAA family ATPase, which produces MAGDAERRFIGRRSELDALQAALARAVDGRPGIVLLTGEPGIGKTRTAQELVEHAGRRGVLALWGRCPEEPGAPPYWPWLQLVRRYAALHDEGTLAETLGAAASALSALDPQQASVPGSAQAGPDAVEARFRLFDAIAAFWQRAAARQPLLLLLDDLHRADVPSLRLLQFVMAEAGASRLMVLGTYRDSEVSRRHPLSDTLAQLHRHAQVQRLLLGGLSPAETAEFVVAAAGTASAPLAEAMYEQTEGHPLFLTELARDLVQSRTARSDGPPARRVPRGVRDVIGARLNRLSPACVPVLQNAAVIGREFDFALLCRLLDELTDEECLAALEEAREAGLVDESASLGGYQFTHALVRDTLYDELPAVRRTRLHQRIAAALEALHAGDLAPALSSLAHHCHAAGPAGDPAKAIEYATRAAERATAMQAHEEAARHYALACATLGTGASDDAQRGALLLGLGEAQIGAGDNALALATFADAAGCARRLYDASLLARAAIGYGNAQWRMGGEGSKAVELIEEALAAAPAADSRERASLLSSLCRALLFSNRPQQAEAAYHEAVAMARRVDDPRILFGALSAIVPGRWYPEGLAVRIESARQALALVQGRDHAHWAVSTLTGWHAGDLMEAGDTAAADEISRLHLAVGERTREPFIEAVARVALAMIATHQGRFAEAEQLAVQALRCGERFDRDNAAGIFGAQMFTLRREQGRLRELAPVLKQFLDSEAPAAAWRPGLAILYCELGADDQARDLFDRLAAGGFAGVVHDAIRAASLAYLAEVCVHLHDVSRAATLYELLMPYAERNIVFGAHTASFGAGARLLGMLATLLSRYDDAQRHFDFALGFDERTGGRPWLAHTRCEFAAMLLRRSESGDAERAASLLTQALDDARELGMQSLEARVAQLQAQLSTTRKPEVHAAGLSAREVQVLRLVAAGKTNQEIADALCRSPATVAIHVRNILGKTQAANRAEAAAFAARHGLLSPQEPQKAPSPALGGRGSG
- a CDS encoding prolyl oligopeptidase family serine peptidase; translated protein: MPGRTIASFGTWASPITAQRVASASRPLSAPHIDGSSVVWLEGLPGEGGRVAAMRSDGTADSPTEMLTAAPYNVRSRVHEYGGGACIAAGGVLYFSHYADNLVYRRAPDGAIEPLTHESRHRHADFELDAPRQRLIAVREDHAAGGHEPRNLLVALPLDGRGDAAALASGHDFYAAPRLSPDGRRLAWLCWNHPLMPFQGTELWLADVSDDGRLVQPRRLAGGADDSLCQPQWSPDGQLFVVSDRSGFWNLHRMERDALQPLCPTDAEFARPQWVFGRHLYGFHGAHEIIASCIDQGVSRLGRIDVRSGAWQPIATDRTDFEELQVGPGFIVAIAGSPTQPQHLLRIDLDSGAHTVLARSATDLPDAAWLARPESLAFESEGGRIAHAFHYPPTNPDFEAPPGERPPLIVTSHGGPTSMSGTSLRLPVNFWTSRGFAVLDVNYGGSTGFGRAYMETLKGQWGIVDVQDCVAAARHLAQRGSVDPQRMAIRGSSASGYTTLCALIFHDVFKAGASYFGVTDLAALDADTHKFESRYTEYLVAPPPERERLYRERSPALHADRLKRPVIFFQGLDDKVVLPSQSQGMVEAMKARGVPVAFLAFEGEGHGFRRLETLRRTLEAELYFYGRVFGFAPADAIEPVTIAGELEERHGR
- a CDS encoding DUF4242 domain-containing protein yields the protein MALFVIERNFAEQLQLTDESARLVSEINASAGVHWLFSFLSADKKKTYCLYEAPSAEAIREAARRANLPADVVIEVSEIRPPAMAG
- a CDS encoding class I SAM-dependent methyltransferase, which produces MEANNRNDKWQLGDAYERYMGRWSREVAPRFLHWMEVPADRRWLDVGCGTGALCAEIVARCAPRSVVGIDPSEGFLATARQLLPAEVVLHRASAGQLPLDDSSVDATVSALMLNFVPDAGAALREMVRVTATGGSVGAYVWDYARKMDLIRLYWDVAAQFDAQARAQDQGERFPLCQPDALASAFADAGLRQVEVSAIEIPMRFADFDDYWRPFLAGQGPAPAHAMQLEEPVREQLRERLRERMPVLPDGSILLQARALTARGRR